Proteins encoded together in one Oenanthe melanoleuca isolate GR-GAL-2019-014 chromosome 7, OMel1.0, whole genome shotgun sequence window:
- the GCG gene encoding pro-glucagon, with protein MKMKSIYFVAGLLLMIVQGSWQNPLQDTEEKSRSFKASHSEPIEESRQLNEVKRHSQGTFTSDYTKYLDTRRAQDFVQWLMSTKRNGQQAQEDKENNKVPDQLSSNAISKRHAEFERHAEGTYTSDITSYLEGQAAKEFIAWLVNGRGRRDFPEKALVAEEMGRRHADGTFTSDINKVLDDMAAKEFLKWLINTKVTQRDLLEEYQ; from the exons atgaaaatgaaaagcatttattttgttgctgGTCTCCTTTTAATGATAGTTCAAGGCAGCTGGCAAAATCCTCTTCAGGATACAGAGGAGAAATCAAG ATCATTCAAAGCTTCCCATTCTGAACCAATAGAGGAATCTAGACAGCTGAATGAAGTGAAACGTCACTCACAAGGCACATTCACCAGTGATTACACCAAGTACCTGGACACCAGAAGAGCTCAGGACTTTGTGCAATGGTTAATGAGCACTAAAAGAAATGG GCAACAAGCACAGGAggacaaagaaaataacaaagtcCCTGACCAGCTCTCAAG CAATGCAATCTCCAAGCGTCATGCTGAATTTGAGAGACATGCAGAGGGCACCTACACCAGTGACATCACCTCTTACTTGGAAGGTCAAGCTGCCAAAGAGTTCATTGCTTGGTTAGTGAATGGACGAGGAAGAAGAGA TTTCCCAGAAAAAGCTCTTGTGGCTGAAGAAATGGGTCGAAGACATGCAGATGGCACTTTCACGAGTGATATCAACAAAGTCCTTGATGACATGGCAGCCAAAGAGTTCCTAAAATGGCTAATTAACACAAAAGTTACCCAAAG agACCTTTTGGAAGAATACCagtaa